CCGTCACCTCGATGGCGTCGCCGAGCAGCGTTCCGCTTCCGTGCGCCTCCACGAAGCCGATGTCCTCGGTGGAGAGATCCGCCACCGCGAGCGCCTCCACCACCGCGGCGGCCTGTCCGTTCACCCCCGGCACGGAGTATCCGCCGCGGTCCGAGCCGTCGTTGGTAACCGCCCAGCCGCGCAGCACCGCATGGATGTGGTCGCCGTCTTCCAGCGCGTCGGTCAGGCGCCGCATCACCACCGCGCCCGCCCCGCTCCCGAACGCCGTGCCCGTCGCCTCGTGGTCGAACGCCCGCACCACGCCGTCCGGCGCGGCCATCCCGTCGCTCGTGTCGCCGGCCTCGGGAAGGTGCACCCGGCTGCCGCCGGCGATCGCCATGTCGCACCGGTAGTCGAGCAGGCTCTGCGCGGCCACGCACACCGCCACCAGCGACCCGGAGCACGCGCTCTGCACCGCCATCGTGGGCCCGCGCGCGCCGAGCTGGTATGCCACCAGCGCGGGCATGTGGTCGGCCGTCTGGTGCGGCGGCAGCGGGTGCACTCCCGCGCGCATCTGCATCATCAGGTACAGGTTGAGCGAGGTGGAGGCGAAGACGCCGATGGAGAGGTCCACCTCGGTCGGCAGGTATCCGCTGTCCTCGAACGCGGACCAGGCGACCTCCAGGAACATCCGGTGCTGCGGGTCCGTGTACGTCGCCTGCGCGGCGCCGAAGCCAAAGAACTCGGCGTCGAAGTCGGCGATCCCCGCCGTCGCCGTGCGCGAGGAGTCCACCCCCGCCACCAGGTTCTCCCAGTACTCCCCCACGTCCTCGGCACCGGGGAACCTCCCCGCCATGCCGATGATGGCGATCTCGTCCGCTTTCATTGGCCCGCTCCGGCTGAACGCCGCTGCTGGGCAATGCGCCGGGCAGCCATTCGTTGCGTGATCACCCCGCGGTCCGGCGCCTTTCCGGCGCCGTCGTCCTGCAGCCGGGCGATCCCGGCGATGGTCGGGTGCCCGATCAGCTCGATCAGCGGGATCTCGCGGCCCATCGCCTGCGCCAGCCGGTACTGGAGCCGCGCCAGCATCAGCGAGTTGCCGCCGGAGTCGAAGAAGCTCGTCTCCCGGTCCGCCTGGCCGATGCCCAGCACCTCGCACCAGATCCCTCCCACCAGCTCCTCCCGCTCGCCCACCGGCGGTGCGTGCGCGCCAGGCGGCGTGTACGGGGGCGGCACGTTGGCCAGCAGCTCCAGCACGTCCACCTTGCCGCTCACCGTAAGCGGAAAGGCCGCGACGGTCGAAAGCCGTTGCGGCAGCATGTGGGTGGGCAGCCTCTGCGCGAGCATCCTGCGCAGCTCGGCCGCGCCGGCGGTGGAGCCGGCGGAGGGCCGCACGAACGCGAGCAGCTCCTTGGCGCCGGTGGCGTCCGGGTGCGCCACCACCACGGCGCGCACCACCCCGTCCAGCGCCTCGAGCGCGGCTTCCACCTCGCCCAGCTCCACCCGGTTGCCGCGCACCTTCACCTGGCGGTCCATGCGGCCCACGTTCACGTACTGGCCGTCCTCCAGCCGGCGGACCACGTCTCCCGTGCGGTAGAGCCTGCCGTCGGCGCCGAAGCG
This genomic window from Longimicrobium sp. contains:
- a CDS encoding beta-ketoacyl synthase N-terminal-like domain-containing protein, producing the protein MKADEIAIIGMAGRFPGAEDVGEYWENLVAGVDSSRTATAGIADFDAEFFGFGAAQATYTDPQHRMFLEVAWSAFEDSGYLPTEVDLSIGVFASTSLNLYLMMQMRAGVHPLPPHQTADHMPALVAYQLGARGPTMAVQSACSGSLVAVCVAAQSLLDYRCDMAIAGGSRVHLPEAGDTSDGMAAPDGVVRAFDHEATGTAFGSGAGAVVMRRLTDALEDGDHIHAVLRGWAVTNDGSDRGGYSVPGVNGQAAAVVEALAVADLSTEDIGFVEAHGSGTLLGDAIEVTALRRVFNNETVRTVFLGSGKTNIGHLDAASGIAGLIKTIMTVEHGTIPGNLHFTKPNRQVDFGPLVVPTETFPWPTEDEAGCGRIAGVSSFGMGGTNAHVLVSGTDAVAPRKTGDDGEHVLWLSARSPEALKEMAGRLGEHLEAVAPPIAEVAFTLATGRARFLFGAAVRCIDLEEAKVGLASIAAGGPGDDAGPDDNPDAGPPGRRIPLPTYPFERHRFWAQGVEDPS